A region of Vibrio chagasii DNA encodes the following proteins:
- a CDS encoding sigma-54 dependent transcriptional regulator — protein sequence MCHVYFIDDESDLRIAIEQSFELADIDAEFFPDAESALLAIQENGLPHVIITDICLPGISGHDLLNTVMHKDKEIPVIMITGHGDISMAVQAIQDGAYDFIEKPFANERLIETTKRAIEKRQLTLENLELKRSLKASKTLGPRIIGDTQSMTELRSVITHVADTNADILLFGETGTGKELVARSLHEQSSRREQNFVAVNCGAVPENLIESELYGHEKGAFTGAESKRVGKFEFAQGGTLFLDEIESMPMQAQIRLLRVLQERVIERVGSNGLVPLDIRVIAATKVDLKKAAEEGTFRQDLYYRLNVVTLDLPPLRSRQEDIPALFHHFLLVAAARYGKTAPALPQAELHALLAHDWPGNVRELRNTAERFVLLGKLSHLSDNTNSNAQELSLAELVSEFEKNTLKQVLIECNGSIKETMERLQLPRKTLYDKMQKHQLSKESFKVESN from the coding sequence ATGTGTCACGTCTACTTCATTGATGATGAATCTGACCTAAGAATAGCGATTGAGCAGAGCTTTGAGCTCGCGGATATTGACGCCGAATTCTTTCCCGATGCGGAATCAGCTTTGCTTGCGATTCAAGAGAACGGGTTACCTCATGTGATCATTACCGATATTTGTCTACCCGGTATCTCTGGCCATGACTTGCTCAACACTGTCATGCATAAAGACAAAGAGATTCCCGTCATCATGATCACAGGACACGGTGACATCTCGATGGCGGTACAAGCGATTCAAGACGGCGCCTACGATTTTATCGAGAAGCCTTTTGCCAATGAGCGCTTAATCGAGACAACCAAACGCGCCATTGAAAAGCGCCAGCTGACCTTGGAAAACCTTGAACTCAAGCGCTCACTCAAAGCCAGTAAAACTCTTGGGCCGAGAATCATTGGTGATACTCAGTCCATGACTGAGCTTCGCTCTGTGATTACCCATGTCGCCGACACCAACGCCGATATCTTGTTATTTGGAGAGACAGGCACAGGTAAAGAGCTGGTCGCGCGCTCCCTGCATGAGCAAAGCAGCCGCAGAGAACAAAACTTTGTCGCTGTAAACTGTGGTGCCGTTCCTGAAAACCTAATTGAAAGTGAGCTCTACGGCCATGAAAAAGGCGCATTCACAGGCGCCGAGAGCAAACGTGTGGGTAAATTTGAGTTTGCTCAAGGAGGAACCCTGTTCTTGGATGAAATAGAGTCCATGCCGATGCAAGCACAGATACGCCTACTACGTGTGTTGCAAGAACGCGTTATCGAGCGGGTGGGCTCAAACGGATTAGTACCTCTGGATATCCGCGTGATTGCGGCCACTAAAGTCGACCTAAAGAAGGCTGCTGAAGAAGGTACTTTCCGCCAGGATCTCTATTATCGACTTAACGTTGTGACCTTAGATTTACCACCGTTAAGAAGCAGACAAGAAGACATCCCAGCCCTTTTCCACCACTTCTTGTTGGTGGCTGCCGCTCGCTATGGCAAAACCGCCCCAGCTCTTCCACAAGCCGAACTACACGCCCTTTTAGCGCATGATTGGCCGGGAAATGTCCGTGAATTGCGTAATACTGCCGAGCGTTTTGTACTATTGGGTAAGCTTTCTCACTTATCAGATAACACCAATTCAAACGCCCAAGAATTGTCTTTGGCCGAGTTGGTATCAGAATTTGAAAAAAACACGTTAAAGCAGGTGCTTATCGAATGTAACGGTAGTATTAAAGAGACTATGGAAAGGCTGCAACTACCAAGAAAAACACTCTACGATAAGATGCAAAAACATC